The following coding sequences are from one Desulfosporosinus orientis DSM 765 window:
- a CDS encoding S8 family peptidase, translating to MYKKFLGLVVAISLITTTFLTPAGAAPAKKTFTIAFRQEIPSDYDLIISKAGGQVLRVLPEVSGLEVQSDNPCFLDNLKMVKEIQAADAALTLSLNNQELNPVAAQGQPVTDIPQGDQIHSYWDYQWDIQRVTHNGDSYALETGGVENLNGTVIHKATVGIIDSGIDLNHPDLKSNIIGGQNFVPAGAEGDPTETGDPNDYRDRLGHGTHIAGLIAANGKLKGIGPNLGIRAYRIFSASGNTSTGQIIEAILQGTKDKVDVINMSVGGFDCISRYTYLDEKNAYHDVTDALLYRRAIQYAVAHNVTVVVAAGNESLNLNNPREITNYLNQTYGYLGLQYKGASRQIPGQIPGVITVSSSNQWSKDKIAFYSNYGSRSIDVAAPGGDNGPIYDQTGDLSLQDFHYHTLSTYPTYLEPYYTSNLRGYALLQGTSMAAPKVAGIAGVIKAHNPELTPAQVTALIQQTAVDLGKPGTDALFGAGEANIYTALTGRRR from the coding sequence TTGTATAAAAAGTTTCTTGGCTTGGTCGTGGCAATAAGCCTGATCACGACGACGTTCCTTACTCCAGCTGGAGCAGCTCCGGCCAAAAAAACCTTCACCATTGCTTTCCGGCAGGAAATTCCCTCTGACTATGATCTGATAATTTCCAAAGCCGGAGGCCAGGTACTTAGGGTATTGCCTGAGGTGTCAGGACTTGAGGTACAGTCCGATAACCCCTGCTTTTTAGATAATCTTAAAATGGTTAAGGAAATCCAAGCCGCAGATGCTGCCTTAACTTTATCATTAAATAATCAGGAACTAAACCCAGTCGCTGCTCAGGGTCAGCCTGTTACAGATATTCCCCAAGGGGATCAAATCCATAGCTACTGGGACTATCAATGGGATATTCAGCGGGTTACACACAACGGAGATTCTTACGCACTGGAGACCGGCGGGGTGGAAAACCTTAACGGAACAGTCATCCACAAGGCCACTGTCGGGATCATTGACTCCGGGATTGATCTTAACCATCCGGATCTGAAGTCGAATATTATTGGCGGGCAGAACTTTGTACCGGCGGGTGCGGAGGGAGACCCCACCGAAACCGGTGATCCCAATGACTATAGGGATCGCCTCGGGCACGGTACACACATTGCCGGTCTTATTGCAGCTAATGGCAAACTGAAAGGGATTGGCCCCAATTTAGGAATCCGTGCTTATCGGATCTTCTCTGCCAGCGGGAACACGTCAACCGGCCAAATCATTGAGGCTATCCTCCAAGGGACTAAAGACAAAGTAGACGTCATCAATATGTCCGTCGGCGGCTTCGATTGTATCTCTCGTTATACTTACCTGGATGAGAAAAATGCTTATCATGACGTTACCGATGCACTTTTGTACAGGCGAGCCATTCAATACGCTGTCGCTCATAATGTCACCGTGGTTGTGGCAGCCGGAAATGAGTCTCTTAACTTAAACAACCCAAGGGAAATCACAAATTACCTGAACCAAACCTACGGCTATTTAGGACTCCAGTATAAAGGCGCATCTCGCCAAATCCCGGGACAGATCCCGGGAGTTATTACCGTATCATCTTCCAACCAATGGTCTAAGGATAAAATCGCCTTCTACTCTAATTACGGATCCCGCTCCATCGATGTAGCCGCCCCCGGCGGTGATAATGGGCCTATCTATGACCAAACCGGTGATCTCAGCCTGCAGGACTTCCACTACCACACCCTCAGCACCTACCCCACTTACCTCGAGCCCTATTACACCTCAAATCTTCGGGGCTACGCTCTGCTGCAAGGTACCTCCATGGCTGCACCGAAAGTTGCTGGGATTGCCGGAGTCATTAAAGCCCATAATCCGGAATTAACCCCAGCCCAAGTGACTGCCTTGATTCAACAAACAGCGGTGGATTTAGGTAAACCCGGAACCGATGCTCTCTTTGGCGCAGGCGAAGCCAATATTTACACTGCCTTAACAGGACGGCGCCGGTAA
- a CDS encoding ABC transporter ATP-binding protein: protein MPNVIELIDVNKTYGTRVKTQILCDINLEIEEHSINSVVGASGSGKTTLLNIMGTLDRPTGGEVIIAGSDTKTMGQGKLAKLRNQAIGFIFQFHFLLQEFNVLDNVLMPGAIQRNHGAEVRERADCLLDSLGLYKYRRCNVLDLSGGQQQRVAIARSLINNPKVILADEPTGNLDLHSSEDVYNIFKQVNKEYGVAFVIVTHGKHPAGRVIKIQDGKIPCSRAWTKA, encoded by the coding sequence ATGCCTAATGTCATTGAATTAATCGATGTTAACAAGACTTACGGGACCCGGGTCAAGACCCAAATTCTTTGCGATATTAATTTAGAAATCGAGGAACACAGCATTAACTCCGTTGTCGGGGCCTCCGGAAGCGGTAAGACGACCCTTTTAAATATTATGGGTACTCTGGATAGGCCCACCGGTGGGGAAGTCATCATCGCTGGATCGGATACTAAAACGATGGGGCAGGGTAAATTAGCTAAACTGCGCAATCAGGCCATAGGGTTTATTTTCCAATTTCATTTTTTATTACAGGAATTCAATGTTTTGGACAATGTTCTCATGCCTGGTGCAATACAAAGAAACCACGGAGCGGAGGTAAGGGAGAGGGCGGATTGCTTATTGGATAGTTTAGGGCTATATAAGTACCGCCGCTGTAATGTCTTGGATTTATCCGGAGGGCAGCAGCAGCGTGTCGCAATTGCCCGGTCGCTGATCAATAATCCTAAGGTAATCTTGGCTGATGAGCCAACGGGAAACCTGGATTTACATAGTTCGGAAGATGTTTATAACATCTTTAAACAAGTGAATAAAGAGTATGGTGTGGCTTTTGTCATTGTTACCCACGGCAAACACCCTGCCGGACGGGTCATTAAAATTCAGGATGGGAAAATTCCTTGCAGCAGAGCGTGGACTAAGGCATAG
- a CDS encoding (4Fe-4S)-binding protein, translating into MKNYQNEHIIVHWFPELCAHPGTCLRALPKVFNLKQRPWVNVDGAEPEVIIKTIDQCPSGALRYSLPTGSKVNAESAKGVGNLNYENANPPVVKIKVLSNGPLVIEGPVVILGIEGEKLKEGSRITLCRCGFSENRPFCDGIHSKKEWKPDQEI; encoded by the coding sequence ATGAAGAACTATCAAAATGAACATATTATTGTTCACTGGTTTCCTGAATTGTGCGCTCACCCTGGGACTTGCTTAAGGGCTTTGCCAAAGGTGTTTAATCTAAAACAACGTCCCTGGGTTAATGTTGATGGAGCAGAACCTGAAGTGATCATAAAAACCATTGATCAATGTCCTTCAGGTGCTTTAAGGTACTCACTGCCCACCGGTTCGAAGGTTAATGCGGAAAGTGCCAAGGGAGTCGGCAATCTCAACTATGAAAATGCCAATCCACCCGTTGTTAAAATAAAGGTATTATCTAACGGACCACTGGTGATTGAAGGTCCGGTGGTTATCCTGGGGATTGAGGGGGAAAAACTAAAGGAAGGCAGCAGAATCACCTTATGCCGCTGCGGTTTTTCTGAGAATCGTCCTTTCTGTGATGGCATTCATAGTAAGAAAGAATGGAAACCGGATCAAGAAATATAA
- a CDS encoding SPFH domain-containing protein translates to MAIIDVIKYNGGSDVFAWKYPSEEIGTWTQLIVNESQEAILYKGGQALDLFTSGRHTLDTANIPLLNNLINIPFGGRSPFAAEVWYINKIFSLDIKWGTPSPIQLQDPKYKVFVPLRSYGQFGIQIEDSRKFLMKLVGTLPIFDKSNITKYFRGLYLTKVKDAISVYIMKKQVSVLEINAYLDELSEYLKEKMHPLLEDYGIKLVTFYVNDISLPEDDPAVMKLKEALAKRAEMNIVGYNYVQERSFDTLEGAATNPSSGQAGLMGAGMGLGMGVGIGGNFGQQLGGIAQTINTDFNTQSPDEAQRNLNSIICSNCGYTFSKNVKFCPECGNIYRPCTFCGADLKETATSCHVCGKETPKLCAKCGTLIPNSNIKFCPECGEPQIKACSNCGKVIQGDAKFCSECGTKI, encoded by the coding sequence ATGGCAATTATCGACGTAATAAAATATAATGGCGGCTCTGATGTTTTTGCCTGGAAATATCCAAGTGAAGAAATTGGCACATGGACGCAACTGATAGTAAATGAATCCCAAGAGGCTATTTTATACAAAGGCGGACAGGCGTTAGATTTATTTACAAGCGGTCGACACACGTTAGATACAGCCAACATACCCCTATTGAATAATTTAATTAACATACCTTTTGGAGGAAGGTCTCCTTTTGCGGCAGAGGTTTGGTACATTAATAAAATATTTTCCCTTGATATAAAATGGGGAACTCCCTCACCCATTCAATTGCAAGACCCTAAGTATAAAGTGTTTGTACCCCTTCGTTCTTATGGACAATTCGGAATACAAATCGAAGATTCAAGAAAATTTCTCATGAAGTTGGTAGGAACTTTACCCATATTTGATAAATCCAATATTACTAAGTATTTTAGAGGACTTTATTTGACGAAAGTAAAGGATGCCATTTCCGTTTATATTATGAAAAAACAAGTGAGTGTTCTGGAAATTAATGCCTACCTTGATGAATTATCTGAGTATTTAAAAGAAAAAATGCATCCTCTTTTAGAAGATTACGGAATAAAATTAGTTACTTTTTATGTTAACGACATCAGTTTACCAGAAGACGATCCGGCCGTAATGAAATTAAAAGAGGCCCTTGCCAAAAGAGCAGAAATGAATATCGTAGGATACAATTATGTTCAGGAACGTTCATTTGATACTTTAGAAGGCGCCGCAACAAACCCCAGTTCAGGTCAGGCAGGATTAATGGGAGCAGGAATGGGCCTTGGTATGGGAGTTGGTATCGGGGGAAACTTCGGCCAACAATTGGGAGGAATTGCCCAAACCATAAATACTGATTTTAATACCCAAAGTCCTGATGAAGCTCAAAGAAACTTAAATAGTATCATCTGTAGTAATTGCGGTTACACGTTTTCAAAAAATGTGAAATTCTGCCCGGAATGCGGAAATATATATAGACCTTGTACCTTTTGCGGGGCTGATTTAAAGGAAACTGCCACTAGCTGTCATGTTTGCGGAAAGGAGACGCCCAAGCTTTGTGCGAAGTGCGGCACTTTAATTCCCAACAGTAATATAAAGTTTTGTCCAGAATGCGGGGAACCCCAAATTAAAGCATGTTCAAATTGCGGCAAAGTAATTCAAGGTGACGCAAAATTTTGCTCAGAATGCGGAACTAAAATTTGA
- a CDS encoding DUF2922 domain-containing protein: MAMPKPNWPARSIGFRHFYNNPPTIPDPKENLVKADAETVMDMIIEKNVFITSSGELTKKRDIRVSG, encoded by the coding sequence ATGGCAATGCCTAAACCCAATTGGCCCGCCCGGTCAATTGGGTTTAGGCATTTTTACAATAACCCCCCTACCATTCCTGATCCTAAGGAAAACCTGGTGAAGGCGGATGCCGAAACCGTTATGGACATGATTATCGAGAAAAATGTATTTATTACTTCCAGCGGAGAGCTGACCAAGAAGCGGGATATTCGAGTAAGTGGTTAA
- a CDS encoding S-layer homology domain-containing protein: MLVKKIRPLNIMIALMLLLQVTIYPVSALGSEKANITVEEAVKIVKDNFTIPAEYSRMSTSYNEYNNRATYSLNWNSDRPPSGSFYAEIDATNGDILNMGQWQEATQPSLKLPILSAAEAEKIATNLVSKLVKQHQAELQLVKGEQQILSLSNTQPFTYNFRWSRIVNNIPFPGNGVTVSVNGADRQIINYSYTWNEDLNFPQATDVISPERAKQVFTETPMLELQYYIPPVMDLQTSGPQQVLLVYQPSNDFYGGAVNALTGKPVSLDGQELSEGPSSSTVTLPTKASSSSGVQSASTQDTPQNSGQISQAEAINIVKKAIKIPSGLVLQSSNLNPDWRNPGEQVWFIQWSTDPAKTNEHRYLSARVNAQTGVFIGLNQSLEANLKGNSKPISRKDAQKIAEDFLKHIQPERFKLLNLRQEGYPGKMPDNLQMFYYVRLVNGIPVAGDGIRVVINAQSKEVYDYDLTWTNSQFPNSSEVIPIDQATEKFLQLHPLTLNYTLIYPPSEEQPEVRLVYQPKTDSIPYLPSMLDAQTGNPMDVFGKTQSQWSSPRIFTDIQGNYAEKEIGIIGLTGAFGEYGESFHPTEKITVGSLLRAILTAEGNNRNLVLSDEIVLKTAKERGWLQEDMNLGSELSRADLSKIMIRYLGLDASAKAKDIYTVPFKDLSTIQPDALGYIALAWGLGILHVDGDTLQPTQTVTRADAAYALVHAYAVDRPVNPYLR, encoded by the coding sequence TTGTTAGTTAAAAAAATCCGCCCTTTAAACATTATGATTGCCCTGATGCTTCTTTTGCAGGTGACGATTTATCCTGTCAGTGCCTTAGGAAGTGAAAAAGCTAACATAACAGTTGAAGAAGCTGTCAAGATTGTCAAAGACAACTTTACTATCCCTGCCGAATATTCACGTATGTCTACCAGCTATAATGAGTATAACAATCGTGCCACCTACTCTTTAAATTGGAACTCCGACCGGCCGCCAAGCGGCAGCTTTTATGCTGAGATCGACGCCACGAATGGAGACATTTTAAACATGGGGCAATGGCAGGAAGCGACTCAGCCTTCTTTAAAACTGCCTATCTTATCCGCCGCTGAGGCAGAAAAAATAGCCACCAACCTGGTTTCTAAATTAGTCAAACAACACCAGGCGGAATTGCAGCTGGTTAAGGGTGAGCAACAAATTCTTTCCTTAAGCAACACCCAGCCCTTTACTTATAATTTCCGCTGGAGCCGTATCGTAAACAACATTCCTTTTCCCGGTAACGGGGTGACTGTGAGCGTCAACGGCGCGGATAGGCAAATTATCAACTACAGCTATACTTGGAACGAGGATCTGAACTTTCCCCAAGCGACAGATGTCATATCCCCTGAACGAGCAAAGCAAGTATTTACCGAAACTCCAATGCTTGAATTACAGTATTATATACCCCCTGTCATGGACCTTCAAACTTCAGGACCACAACAGGTCCTGCTCGTTTACCAACCCTCCAACGACTTCTACGGAGGCGCCGTCAATGCACTTACCGGAAAACCTGTAAGCCTTGACGGCCAGGAGCTTTCCGAGGGTCCTTCCTCAAGTACAGTAACACTGCCGACTAAAGCATCCTCTTCTTCAGGAGTACAGTCTGCCTCCACTCAGGATACTCCCCAAAACTCCGGACAAATCAGCCAAGCAGAAGCCATTAACATCGTCAAAAAGGCCATTAAAATTCCCAGCGGTCTCGTTCTCCAGAGCAGCAATCTCAATCCGGACTGGCGAAACCCCGGCGAACAAGTCTGGTTCATACAATGGAGCACAGATCCTGCCAAGACGAACGAACATCGTTACCTCAGCGCACGGGTCAATGCCCAGACAGGCGTTTTTATCGGTCTTAATCAGTCCTTGGAAGCAAATCTGAAGGGAAATTCCAAACCAATCTCCCGCAAGGACGCCCAAAAAATAGCCGAAGATTTCCTCAAGCATATCCAACCTGAGCGCTTTAAACTTCTCAACTTGCGTCAAGAGGGCTATCCAGGCAAGATGCCCGACAATCTCCAGATGTTTTATTATGTCCGGCTCGTCAACGGTATCCCGGTTGCCGGCGATGGAATTAGAGTAGTAATTAACGCCCAGTCTAAAGAAGTATACGATTATGATTTGACCTGGACTAACTCCCAATTCCCCAATTCCTCAGAAGTAATTCCTATTGACCAGGCCACAGAAAAATTCTTACAATTACATCCTTTAACTTTAAATTACACCTTAATTTACCCCCCCAGCGAAGAGCAGCCTGAAGTACGCCTGGTCTATCAGCCAAAGACAGATTCCATCCCCTATCTCCCTTCCATGCTCGATGCCCAAACCGGCAATCCTATGGATGTATTTGGCAAGACCCAGTCCCAGTGGTCTAGTCCCCGAATTTTTACAGATATCCAGGGCAATTATGCGGAAAAAGAAATCGGCATCATTGGTTTGACCGGGGCTTTCGGAGAATACGGAGAATCCTTCCACCCAACTGAAAAAATAACAGTCGGATCACTTCTGCGGGCCATACTTACTGCGGAAGGAAACAATCGCAATCTTGTTTTAAGCGATGAGATTGTTTTGAAAACTGCCAAAGAACGCGGCTGGCTGCAGGAAGATATGAACCTGGGCTCAGAGTTAAGCCGCGCAGACCTGAGCAAAATTATGATTCGCTATCTGGGTTTGGATGCCTCGGCCAAAGCTAAAGACATCTACACGGTACCTTTTAAAGACTTAAGTACGATTCAACCCGACGCCCTGGGCTATATCGCCTTAGCCTGGGGACTGGGCATACTGCATGTTGACGGAGACACCTTGCAGCCCACCCAAACAGTAACCAGAGCCGACGCCGCCTATGCATTAGTTCACGCTTATGCCGTCGATCGGCCGGTGAATCCTTACCTGCGTTAA
- a CDS encoding Fic family protein, with translation MELKIFTEMLRDKNSLNFNNLKYKFGEENLAGYLETLGESFYYKLPLNDFKGNSVVLLPAKINLTTQLSKSITISYSGEKYGIQAMEDEIISTLSIEHIDSSRESVRKILNGGAPETSNENKAYGIKRGLDFIAEPSNKITEDNLYQLYKLAVGDFLDDGDRLMPEQKYRHDAVYIVGQDIEHQGLKYQLLPEYIANMIDYMQKDDGLDHIIKSIVIHYYLAYLHPYFDGNGRMSRLLQLWYLVQKGYTSSLFIPFSVYINESRGMYYKAFTSITDNFRVSQVLDITPFVNYFIGQVITKLQKKAEPADTLQRFNDLLQGGEITAKERDLFHYVLSAYGTHEFSTKQLEKDYKNVAYATIRNFVLKLENKGLLSSQRYGSRVRYRLKG, from the coding sequence ATGGAATTGAAAATATTTACTGAGATGCTCAGAGATAAAAATTCATTAAATTTTAATAATCTAAAGTATAAATTTGGGGAGGAAAACCTAGCTGGATATTTAGAGACACTAGGTGAGAGTTTTTATTATAAGCTCCCATTGAATGACTTTAAGGGTAATTCAGTAGTACTGCTTCCTGCAAAAATCAACCTAACAACCCAGCTTTCAAAGTCGATAACGATTTCTTATTCAGGTGAAAAATATGGCATTCAGGCAATGGAGGATGAAATCATTTCAACGCTGTCCATTGAGCATATTGATTCGTCAAGGGAGAGTGTAAGAAAAATCTTAAATGGTGGGGCACCCGAAACAAGTAATGAAAATAAAGCGTATGGTATTAAGCGAGGCTTGGATTTTATAGCAGAGCCTTCAAATAAAATCACAGAGGACAATTTATATCAGCTATATAAGCTTGCGGTGGGTGATTTTCTGGACGATGGAGATAGGCTGATGCCGGAGCAAAAATATCGTCATGACGCGGTGTATATAGTGGGACAGGATATTGAGCATCAGGGGCTTAAATATCAGCTGCTTCCAGAGTATATAGCCAATATGATTGACTATATGCAGAAAGATGATGGGTTGGACCACATTATTAAATCTATCGTAATTCACTACTATTTAGCATATCTGCATCCCTATTTTGATGGAAATGGAAGAATGTCACGGCTGCTGCAACTTTGGTATTTGGTACAAAAGGGTTATACGTCCTCGCTTTTTATTCCGTTTTCTGTCTATATTAATGAAAGCAGAGGTATGTATTATAAGGCGTTTACTTCCATAACCGATAATTTTAGGGTTTCGCAAGTTTTGGACATAACGCCGTTTGTTAACTACTTTATAGGCCAAGTAATTACCAAGCTTCAGAAAAAAGCTGAACCAGCGGATACGCTTCAGAGATTTAATGATCTGCTTCAAGGTGGAGAGATTACAGCCAAAGAAAGGGATTTATTTCATTATGTACTATCAGCTTATGGTACTCATGAATTTTCAACTAAGCAGCTTGAAAAGGATTACAAAAACGTAGCCTATGCAACGATTAGAAACTTTGTCCTCAAACTTGAGAACAAAGGGCTGTTATCTTCACAGCGATATGGAAGTAGAGTTCGCTATAGGTTGAAAGGCTGA
- a CDS encoding methionine/alanine import family NSS transporter small subunit: MSGSAIVMMCVGIVVIWGGLAASIWNAVKASKGK; this comes from the coding sequence ATGAGCGGAAGCGCTATTGTCATGATGTGTGTGGGTATTGTCGTCATCTGGGGAGGCCTGGCGGCCAGCATTTGGAATGCGGTAAAGGCTTCTAAGGGGAAATAA
- a CDS encoding sodium-dependent transporter → MEDREQWGTRAGFILAAVGSAVGLGNIWRFPYVAYDNGGGAFFIPYLFALLTAGIPLLIMEFTMGHKYRGSAPLSYVRMNKKTEWIGWWQVAIAFVISTYYSVIIAWAMAYSYFALNLQWGKDPGGFLMGEYLKRVDIVNSAPIGSVGSIVPGVFIPLILVWVISLAILFKGVKKGIEKANRIFIPLLLVMFIMIVIRALTLDGASIGLEALFKPNWSEIASPGVWMAAYGQIFFSLSIAFAIMITYSSYLPKGADINNNAFIAAFSNSSVELLAGLGVFATLGFMAKQANVPIEDVATAGIGLAFVVFPQILNSFPGFNELFGVLFFGSLVFAGLSSLISIVETFVSAIQDKFHVSRVKAVMIGGGLSALISILFATQGGLFFLDVVDYFINTFGIALAGLVSVITVSWFLKKLTSFQDHANLTSDLRTGLWWKFCLRIVTPGILGYMFIMNLMDNLKSNYEDYPTAFLLYAGWGVAFTVIVAGFIMAALKWRKNEGVDEA, encoded by the coding sequence GTGGAAGACCGAGAACAATGGGGAACAAGAGCAGGTTTTATTTTGGCTGCTGTGGGGTCTGCTGTAGGCTTGGGAAACATTTGGCGTTTTCCCTATGTAGCTTATGATAACGGCGGAGGCGCGTTTTTTATTCCCTATCTATTTGCGCTTCTGACGGCGGGCATTCCTTTGCTGATTATGGAATTTACCATGGGTCACAAATACCGGGGATCAGCGCCCTTATCTTATGTACGCATGAACAAAAAGACAGAATGGATCGGTTGGTGGCAGGTAGCCATCGCTTTCGTAATTTCTACCTACTACTCAGTGATTATCGCCTGGGCAATGGCTTACTCCTATTTTGCCCTAAATCTGCAATGGGGTAAGGACCCGGGCGGATTCCTGATGGGGGAATATTTGAAACGGGTGGATATTGTCAATAGTGCACCTATTGGTTCTGTGGGTTCGATTGTTCCCGGGGTTTTCATCCCCTTGATTTTGGTCTGGGTGATCAGCTTAGCCATTTTATTTAAGGGTGTTAAAAAGGGTATCGAGAAAGCTAACCGCATTTTTATTCCTTTGTTACTGGTAATGTTTATTATGATTGTGATTCGTGCCCTGACTTTGGACGGGGCTTCCATCGGCCTGGAAGCGCTTTTTAAACCGAATTGGAGTGAAATCGCCTCGCCGGGAGTATGGATGGCTGCCTATGGGCAAATCTTTTTCAGCTTATCCATTGCTTTTGCTATTATGATCACTTATTCCAGTTACTTGCCCAAAGGGGCCGACATTAACAACAATGCCTTTATTGCTGCCTTCAGCAACTCCAGTGTGGAGCTTTTAGCCGGTTTGGGGGTTTTTGCTACCTTGGGATTTATGGCCAAGCAGGCTAATGTTCCCATTGAAGATGTGGCTACGGCAGGCATTGGTTTAGCTTTTGTGGTCTTTCCGCAGATCTTAAACTCCTTCCCGGGTTTTAACGAGTTGTTTGGAGTGCTGTTCTTTGGCTCCTTGGTTTTCGCGGGATTATCTTCTTTGATTTCCATTGTGGAGACTTTTGTGTCTGCCATCCAGGATAAGTTTCACGTGTCCCGGGTCAAGGCAGTGATGATTGGCGGCGGGCTTTCCGCCTTGATTTCCATTTTATTCGCCACCCAAGGGGGACTGTTCTTCTTAGATGTGGTAGATTACTTCATCAACACTTTTGGTATTGCCTTAGCAGGGCTGGTTTCGGTCATTACGGTTTCCTGGTTTCTTAAGAAGTTAACCTCCTTCCAGGATCATGCCAATCTTACCTCAGATTTGCGTACCGGCTTGTGGTGGAAGTTCTGCTTGAGAATAGTTACTCCGGGGATTTTGGGATATATGTTTATTATGAATCTCATGGATAACTTAAAAAGCAATTACGAAGATTACCCCACGGCATTTTTGCTCTATGCCGGCTGGGGAGTAGCCTTCACTGTGATTGTTGCCGGCTTTATCATGGCTGCTTTGAAGTGGAGAAAAAATGAAGGAGTGGATGAAGCATGA
- a CDS encoding uroporphyrinogen decarboxylase family protein: MLTKRQNLVEVIKGGNPDRFVKQYEAFKMIMKTPITRLKPPVGGEIKNEWGVTLRWPEGQLGSFPVHTQDLKVIKDITKWRDSVKAPQLIYPEEAWEEAKAFVAQINREEEFATIFVAPGIFEHLHYLMGMEDALMNFYEEPEAMHELIDFLTDFELGLAKEFVDHLHPDALFHHDDWGSQKNSFISPEMFKEFILPAYKKIYGFYKANGVELVVHHSDSYAANLVPFMIEMGIDIWQGVMTTNNTPELIKQYGGQITFMGNIDSGVIDFPGWTRENIAEHVERACRTCGKLYFIPGASQGLGVSSFPGVYEATDEEIDRMSKIMF; the protein is encoded by the coding sequence ATGCTTACCAAAAGGCAAAATTTAGTCGAGGTTATTAAAGGCGGAAACCCGGACCGTTTCGTGAAGCAGTACGAAGCTTTTAAGATGATCATGAAAACCCCTATTACTCGTCTTAAACCCCCCGTCGGCGGAGAAATCAAGAATGAATGGGGTGTTACCCTCCGCTGGCCGGAAGGTCAGCTGGGTTCCTTTCCTGTTCATACTCAGGATCTCAAAGTGATTAAGGATATAACCAAATGGCGGGATAGTGTTAAAGCGCCGCAACTGATTTATCCTGAAGAAGCATGGGAAGAAGCGAAAGCATTTGTGGCTCAAATCAACCGCGAAGAGGAATTTGCGACAATTTTCGTTGCTCCTGGAATCTTTGAACACCTTCATTACCTGATGGGAATGGAGGACGCTTTGATGAATTTCTACGAGGAACCCGAAGCCATGCACGAGCTCATCGATTTCCTTACGGATTTCGAACTTGGGTTAGCGAAGGAGTTTGTTGACCATCTCCATCCTGACGCGCTGTTCCATCATGACGATTGGGGCAGTCAGAAAAACTCTTTCATTTCCCCCGAAATGTTCAAAGAGTTCATCCTGCCTGCTTATAAAAAAATCTATGGTTTTTACAAAGCCAACGGTGTCGAGTTGGTCGTCCATCACAGCGACAGCTATGCCGCCAACCTGGTTCCCTTTATGATTGAAATGGGAATCGATATTTGGCAAGGCGTTATGACGACGAACAATACACCGGAATTGATCAAACAATACGGCGGCCAGATCACGTTCATGGGCAATATTGACAGCGGTGTGATTGACTTCCCTGGCTGGACACGGGAAAATATCGCCGAACACGTTGAGAGAGCGTGCCGGACTTGCGGTAAACTTTATTTTATCCCCGGCGCCAGTCAGGGTCTTGGCGTCAGTTCTTTCCCCGGCGTCTATGAGGCCACGGACGAGGAGATCGACCGTATGAGTAAGATCATGTTCTAA